Proteins from a single region of Palaemon carinicauda isolate YSFRI2023 chromosome 1, ASM3689809v2, whole genome shotgun sequence:
- the LOC137636263 gene encoding zinc finger BED domain-containing protein 5-like: MNEQASNCSAPPRRVITDLVQKLDDEAMAIVPKKRPLQKRIQRRPHSISPSLNKEEPLRDEFRSFAIYSSGLSDRPWVRVVPLQKSRNIGESLIKTSILCAAELVMGKDSANKLSQIFLSNDTVKKSIDELSQDIKDQTLNQKNQLSWESLVGVCTNGAPAMGSVWSGSVTKVKEKNPSVMSTHCILHREALAFRTLPAEMLDVLNVAIKVVNFIKAGPLNTRLFKLLRKDMESEHEALLFYTNVRWLSKGNMLGWLYELREEVAIFLESRQTADFHDNFQAEGFQITLVYLVDIFEALNVVNLKIHGKSINTIMHHDTIRAFMAKLNLWKCRVQPGNGASFRNLDSALAGSNLDSDLKQHIITHLSDLKTEFIRYFPDIDDKREA; encoded by the exons ATGAATGAGCAAGCTTCAAATTGTAGTGCACCACCACGAAGAGTTATTACTGATCTAGTACAAAAGCTGGATGACGAAGCAATGGCTATTGTCCCTAAAAAGAGACCGCTCCAAAAACGTATTCAACGTAGAC CTCATTCGATATCCCCCAGCTTGAATAAAGAGGAACCCCTCAGAGACGAGTTTCGGAGTTTTGCTATCTACAGCAGT GGTCTATCCGATAGACCCTGGGTGAGAGTAGTCCCGCTCCAGAAGAGCCGTAACATTGGAGAGTCTCTCATAAAAACAAGTATACTATGTGCAGCAGAACTCGTTATGGGGAAAGATAGCGCAAACAAGCTTTCCCAGATTTTTCTGTCAAATGATACAGTCAAGAAAAGTATAGATGAATTGTCTCAAGATATCAAAGATCAAACTCTCAACCAA AAGAATCAACTTTCTTGGGAATCGCTGGTGGGGGTGTGTACTAATGGAGCTCCAGCCATGGGTAGTGTGTGGTCTGGGTCCGTcacaaaggtaaaagaaaaaaatccatctGTAATGAGTACACACTGCATACTTCATCGTGAAGCCTTAGCATTCAGAACTTTGCCTGCTGAGATGTTGGATGTCTTGAATGTGGCTATCAAGGTAGTCAACTTCATCAAAGCTGGGCCCTTAAACACTCGTCTCTTCAAACTGCTGCGTAAGGATATGGAATCCGAACATGAAGCCTTGCTCTTTTATACGAACGTACGATGGCTATCAAAAGGGAACATGCTTGGATGGCTTTATGAGCTACGAGAAGAAGTAGCAATATTTCTAGAATCACGGCAGACGGCAGACTTTCATGACAATTTCCAAGCTGAAGGTTTTCAGATAACTCTAGTTTACCTGGTGGACATTTTTGAAGCATTGAATGTTGTGAACCTTAAAATACACGGGAAAAGCATCAACACCATCATGCACCACGATACCATTCGAGCCTTCATGGCCAAACTCAACCTCTGGAAATGTCGGGTTCAGCCGGGAAATGGAGCCAGTTTTAGGAATTTGGATTCTGCTCTTGCTGGCAGTAACCTCGACTCTGATTTAAAGCAACACATAATCACTCATCTAAGTGACTTGAAAACAGAATTCATCAGATACTTCCCAGATATAGATGACAAGCGTGAAGCCTAG